One segment of Cryptococcus neoformans var. grubii H99 chromosome 2, complete sequence DNA contains the following:
- a CDS encoding protein arginine N-methyltransferase 1, variant encodes MSPATETATQGLPPVDQMTSRDYYADSYAHFGIHEEMLKDSVRTLSYRNAIMQNPHLFKDKVVLDVGCGTGILSMFASKAGAKLVIGIDMSNILDQAEKIVRANGFSEDQIVLLKGKLEDVELPVKQVDIIISEWMGYFLLYESMLDTVLLARDKYLAPNGLLFPDKATIFLAAIEDQDYKEEKIDFWNDVYGFDYSCIKEIALREPLVDCVELRAVATNPCAIRHIDIRTVKKEDLAFDVPFKLKATRNDYIHAFLGWFDISFSCCHKPINFSTGPQAKYTHWKQTVFYTSETLTVSEGDVIQGTLHCAPNSRNNRDLDIIIDYEVTGSNPEKGKMEYKMY; translated from the exons ATGTCTCCTGCTACCGAAACCGCTACCCAGGGCCTTCCCCCTGTGGACCAAATGACAAGCCGTGACTA CTACGCTGACAG TTACGCCCACTTTG GTATCCACGAAGAGATGCTCAAGGACTCTGTCCGAACACTCTCCTACCGCAACGCCATTATGCAGAACCCCCACCTCTTCAAGGACAAGGTGGTTCTTGACGTTGGCTGCGGTACTGGTATTCTTTCCATGTTTGCCTCTAAGGCTGGTGCCAAGCTGGTTATCGGCATTGACATGTCCAATATTTTGGATCAGGCTGAGAAGATTGTCAGGGCTAATGGCTTCTCTGAGGACC AGATCGTCCTCTTAAAGGGCAAGCTCGAAGATGTGGAACTCCCTGTCAAGCAAGTCGACATAATCATTTCCGAG TGGATGGGTTACTTCTTGCTCTACGAGTCCATGCTCGACACTGTCTTGCTTGCCCGTGACAAGTACCTTGCTCCTAATGGTCTGTTGTTCCCCGACAAAGCTACcattttccttgctgccaTTGAAGACCAAGATTacaaagaggagaagatcgATT TCTGGAACGATGTCTACGGTTTTGACTACTCATGTATCAAGGAAATTGCCCTCCGTGAACCCCTTGTCGACTGTGTTGAGCTACGAGCCGTTGCCACCAACCCTTGCGCTATCAGGCATATCGACATCCGAACagtgaaaaaggaagatctCGCTTTCGACGTGCctttcaagctcaaggctACCCGCAATGACT ACATCCATGCTTTCCTTGGCTGGTTCGACATTTCCTTCTCATGCTGCCACAAACCCATCAACTTCAGCACCGGTCCTCAGGCTAAG TACACTCATTGGAAACAAACCGTCTTCTACACTTCTGAAACCCTCACTGTTTCC gaaggagatgtcaTTCAAGGCACCCTTCACTGTGCTCCCAACTCCCGAAATAACCGAGACCTTGATATTATCATCGACTATGAAGTCACTGGTAGCAACCCcgagaagggcaagatggaATACAAGAT GTACTAG
- a CDS encoding protein arginine N-methyltransferase 1 yields MSPATETATQGLPPVDQMTSRDYYADSYAHFGIHEEMLKDSVRTLSYRNAIMQNPHLFKDKVVLDVGCGTGILSMFASKAGAKLVIGIDMSNILDQAEKIVRANGFSEDQIVLLKGKLEDVELPVKQVDIIISEWMGYFLLYESMLDTVLLARDKYLAPNGLLFPDKATIFLAAIEDQDYKEEKIDFWNDVYGFDYSCIKEIALREPLVDCVELRAVATNPCAIRHIDIRTVKKEDLAFDVPFKLKATRNDYIHAFLGWFDISFSCCHKPINFSTGPQAKYTHWKQTVFYTSETLTVSEGDVIQGTLHCAPNSRNNRDLDIIIDYEVTGSNPEKGKMEYKMS; encoded by the exons ATGTCTCCTGCTACCGAAACCGCTACCCAGGGCCTTCCCCCTGTGGACCAAATGACAAGCCGTGACTA CTACGCTGACAG TTACGCCCACTTTG GTATCCACGAAGAGATGCTCAAGGACTCTGTCCGAACACTCTCCTACCGCAACGCCATTATGCAGAACCCCCACCTCTTCAAGGACAAGGTGGTTCTTGACGTTGGCTGCGGTACTGGTATTCTTTCCATGTTTGCCTCTAAGGCTGGTGCCAAGCTGGTTATCGGCATTGACATGTCCAATATTTTGGATCAGGCTGAGAAGATTGTCAGGGCTAATGGCTTCTCTGAGGACC AGATCGTCCTCTTAAAGGGCAAGCTCGAAGATGTGGAACTCCCTGTCAAGCAAGTCGACATAATCATTTCCGAG TGGATGGGTTACTTCTTGCTCTACGAGTCCATGCTCGACACTGTCTTGCTTGCCCGTGACAAGTACCTTGCTCCTAATGGTCTGTTGTTCCCCGACAAAGCTACcattttccttgctgccaTTGAAGACCAAGATTacaaagaggagaagatcgATT TCTGGAACGATGTCTACGGTTTTGACTACTCATGTATCAAGGAAATTGCCCTCCGTGAACCCCTTGTCGACTGTGTTGAGCTACGAGCCGTTGCCACCAACCCTTGCGCTATCAGGCATATCGACATCCGAACagtgaaaaaggaagatctCGCTTTCGACGTGCctttcaagctcaaggctACCCGCAATGACT ACATCCATGCTTTCCTTGGCTGGTTCGACATTTCCTTCTCATGCTGCCACAAACCCATCAACTTCAGCACCGGTCCTCAGGCTAAG TACACTCATTGGAAACAAACCGTCTTCTACACTTCTGAAACCCTCACTGTTTCC gaaggagatgtcaTTCAAGGCACCCTTCACTGTGCTCCCAACTCCCGAAATAACCGAGACCTTGATATTATCATCGACTATGAAGTCACTGGTAGCAACCCcgagaagggcaagatggaATACAAGAT GTCATAA
- a CDS encoding cytochrome c oxidase subunit 5a, which yields MLSSVSRALLRTRPAVAAPIRPVAFTAVRFASGGAHGNETESYESFNARYETFFKSVSDLFELQRGLNNAFAYDLVPSTEVINAALQAARKVNDYATAVRILEGVKEKVENKGQYQAYLDELKPTIEELGINTKEELYGQTH from the exons ATGCTCTCGTCCGTCTCCCGAGCTCTCCTTAGGACCCGCCCCGCTGTTGCGGCTCCCATCCGCCCTGTCGCCTTTACCG CTGTCCGTTTCGCTTCCGGGGGTGCTCACGGCAATGAGACCGAGTCTTACGAGTCTTTCAACGCTCGATACGaaaccttcttcaagtctGTCTCTGACCTTTTCGAGCTTCAGCGAGGTCTCAACAACGCCTTTGCCTACGACCTTGTCCCTTCTACCGAAGTCATCAATGCCGCTCTTCAGGCTGCTAGGAAGGTCAATGATTACGCTACCGCTGTGAGGATCTTGGAGGGTGTtaaggaaaaggttgagaACAAGGGGCAGTACCAGGCATACTTGGACGAGCTTAAGCCTACAATTGAGGAGCTTG GCATCAACACTAAGGAAGAGTTGTACGGTCAAACCCACTAA